Genomic DNA from Alicyclobacillus fastidiosus:
GTCGAATTGGTACCATGTGATCGCCATGTCCGCCCAGTACCATCGATTGAACTTGCTTGTGGCTGACGCCTGCCAGACGGCTGATCTGATGCGATAGTCGCGCACTGTCGAGGATCCCGCCTTGTGCCATCACGCGATGTGCTGGAAACCCTGTCTCCTCGAAGACGATGCGGGCCAAAATGTCCGCAGGATTGGTCAGGACGATGACGGTTGCATTTGGGGCGAAGGCAGCTATGGAACGGCTGATTTGCTGCATCACCTGCGCGTTTGTAGCGATGAGGTCCTCCCGGTTGAGCCCCGGTTTGCGGCCGATGCCAGCGGTGATGACCACCACGTCTGCTCCCGTCGCGAGCGCGGCGTCGGATCCGCCCAGCACCTGCGTATCGGAACCGACAAGCGCCCCAGACTGCCAGATATCCAGCGCCTTACCCTCGGCCATGTCGCGCTGCACGTCAATGAGTGACACCTCTTCATATCCACGCTCCACGAGCAGCTCAGCTATCTCACCGCCGGTTCCACCCGCCCCAAAAATACTCACTTTCGTTGAATGCATAAGTTGTTCTCCTCCAATCCAAGCGCTCTATGAACAGCAAATGCGAAAATTAGCTCGATGGTCATTCGAAGGCGGTTAGGTCGACAAGGAGATCAGACCTTGTTTCCTCCAACCTTTTGGATATAAATTGTTGACTCGACCGGGGACCGCCTTTGCAAAGCCCAGACACAGACCTGCGTGCTCCATTGCGACGTAGCCGCGGAGCCCTTCGTCATTGGCGAGCGCATCGCCCGCCATGTAGCGAATGGCCGCCTGTTCGTCGAGAGGTTTCACATTGAAAAAGTGTTTCGGCAAGCCGCGTAAAGCTAGCCCGTGGAGTGGCTCGATCCGGTTGCCCTCGCGCCGAGCAAGCGGCGTTCCCGGGCGCAACACGCGAATGCCGTCGACCGCGAGGCCCGCGAGTTCGTCGCTGAAATAGATGTCCTTGTGTAGAATCGGCGTTTTGATAGCGTTGTCCGGACACTCGTACACCTCTGCCAGCCAGTTCTGCCAGTCCTTCGTTCCCGTTCCTCTCGCGCCGCCAACGCTTCGCCCCTCTCCTCGGCGTTCGCGGCCAGAGCGCGAACGCCGGCCACCATCCAAAGAGGCATAAGCGTTCGTTGTGGCACTCTCTGGTTTGCGCAACCGAGCGACGAAATGACCTTCACCCTCCGCCAAATGCGGCCAAAGCCGCCGCGTCTTGGAGAGTGCGATGCGACCGTCGGCGAAGTCCGGACGCCCGGGGCTCCAGAGCGGCCAGTTCGGGAGCTCCTCGACGACGAGTCCAAGCTCGTCCTCCATCCAAGCGACGATTTGTTCGTTCTCCATCGGGTTGAACGTACACGTGGAGTAGATGAGGCGGCCGCCGGGCAAGAGCATCTTTACAGCGGATCTGAGGATGTCTTTTTGCCTCGCTGCACAGGCGGCCGGTGCGTCTTGTGACCATTCTCGCGCGGCTTCTGGGTCTTTGCGGAACATCCCCTCTCCGGAGCAGGGCGCATCGACGAGAATGGCGTCAAATGAGGCGGGCCACGCCTTCGCCAAAGCTCCCGGAGACTCGTTCGTCACGGCGGCTGCGGCGCCCATCCGTTCGAGGTTTTCCGCGAGAATTTTCACTCTCGTGGGATGGATTTCATTCGCCACCAGGCGGCCGAGGTTGTTCATCAACCGCGCGATGGCCGTCGATTTGCCACCAGGTGCAGCGCAGAGGTCAAGAACGCGCTCCCCTGGCTTGGGGTCGACCGCGAGCGCCACCGCCATCGCAGACGGTTCCTGAATGTAAAAAGCGCCGGCTTCGTGGTAAACCGTCTTGCCCAGGACAGATTCCTCATCCATGTAAAAACCGAACGGCATCCAGGGTACTTGGCCCTGCAGATGGCGCGATACCGCTTGCAATATGGGGGGGCGCGACGGATCGTCGGCGCGAACGGACCAGCGATCGATGCGCACTCCTCTTTGCGGGGTGCGGTCGTACGAGGCTTCGAACTCGGGCCAAGCGGTGCCGAGCAATGGTTTCATCATGTCGACGAATGCGTTTGGAAGCTGCAATTCGTTCTGTCCCTTCTCTATCAGCGTGGTCGTGCATCCGTTTTAGGATACCACGCGGCGCCTCGCCAATGAAAAGGTGCGGGTCGGGGCCGATGGTCGATTTGGCGGCTTCGGGATTGCGCGTTTGAGTGGAGGTCTGTATATTGGTACGGGGCGAAGCCCAATCATCTGACTACCACGTCATGGTACTTCATGTTATAGAGAGGATTGAATCAGATGTTGACACAACCGACGAAAGAATTGATCACGGTCCCAAACCCGCACCCAAATCGCGTCTACACGGTGGAAATGGATTGCGCGGAGTTTACGACGCTCTGCCCAATGACAGGGCAGCCCGACTTCGCTACCATTTACGTAGAATATCAACCTGCGCAAAAGCTTGTCGAGCTGAAGTCTTTGAAACTTTATCTGTGGAGTTTCCGCAACGAAGCGAACTATCACGAGGATTGCGTGAACCGCATTCTCAACGATTTCGTCGCGGCGAGTGAGCCTCGCTATGCAAAAGTGGTCGGAGATTTCACCATTCGCGGCGGGATTCATACGAAAGTGACTGTCGAGTACACCGCGTAAGCCAGGGACGATGAGGAAGGGGCCTTCCCCAGAGCTGATCCGAACGTGGACGGGTTCTGGGGGAGGCCCTTGTCTGTTGCAGCGAGGAACGATCCCGCTCGGGACGCCCGCCCGTCGCAATCCAAGGAACAAGAGTGACTAATCCGGCATTTCCTCCGACGGCTTGTGCGTTACGACGGAAGCGATGCGATTCTCGTCGTCGACGAAGACGACCTTTGCCTCGAGCGCTGCCCACTCGTCATCGTCCATCCACCCGATGGACAACACGATGATCTTATCGCCTGGCTGAAACAGCCGAGCCG
This window encodes:
- a CDS encoding malate dehydrogenase — encoded protein: MHSTKVSIFGAGGTGGEIAELLVERGYEEVSLIDVQRDMAEGKALDIWQSGALVGSDTQVLGGSDAALATGADVVVITAGIGRKPGLNREDLIATNAQVMQQISRSIAAFAPNATVIVLTNPADILARIVFEETGFPAHRVMAQGGILDSARLSHQISRLAGVSHKQVQSMVLGGHGDHMVPIRQLAAVNGVPALHLLSEEAWADAVERTRFGGGEIMEKFKTHGAAVTPAYAVVAMIDALHSPFSQIWPISVRSGGAYGLPEDVFIGLPVRISRAGIEGVLELPIDADEREALQRSAASMQATYETWKHTGARD
- the queF gene encoding preQ(1) synthase — its product is MLTQPTKELITVPNPHPNRVYTVEMDCAEFTTLCPMTGQPDFATIYVEYQPAQKLVELKSLKLYLWSFRNEANYHEDCVNRILNDFVAASEPRYAKVVGDFTIRGGIHTKVTVEYTA
- a CDS encoding NOL1/NOP2/sun family putative RNA methylase yields the protein MQLPNAFVDMMKPLLGTAWPEFEASYDRTPQRGVRIDRWSVRADDPSRPPILQAVSRHLQGQVPWMPFGFYMDEESVLGKTVYHEAGAFYIQEPSAMAVALAVDPKPGERVLDLCAAPGGKSTAIARLMNNLGRLVANEIHPTRVKILAENLERMGAAAAVTNESPGALAKAWPASFDAILVDAPCSGEGMFRKDPEAAREWSQDAPAACAARQKDILRSAVKMLLPGGRLIYSTCTFNPMENEQIVAWMEDELGLVVEELPNWPLWSPGRPDFADGRIALSKTRRLWPHLAEGEGHFVARLRKPESATTNAYASLDGGRRSRSGRERRGEGRSVGGARGTGTKDWQNWLAEVYECPDNAIKTPILHKDIYFSDELAGLAVDGIRVLRPGTPLARREGNRIEPLHGLALRGLPKHFFNVKPLDEQAAIRYMAGDALANDEGLRGYVAMEHAGLCLGFAKAVPGRVNNLYPKGWRKQGLISLST